DNA sequence from the Treponema sp. OMZ 838 genome:
AAAGGATAGCTTACGAAACAGCATAGTTTTGTATATCATCATTTTACTTGATAATTTTTCCGGCACTAATGTTTAAACACTACTTTTGCACCGGTTTTACGGTAGACCCCGTACTCGGTACGGCAGTAGGAAGCGGTGCCCCCGGTTTTCCTTTTTCGATAGAACCGAACACTGCATAATTTTTCATTATCTCGAGAAACATAGCAAAGATGTGCCGATCCTGTTCCAAGCGGATAAAGGATTCTTTGTTCTTTGAGCTGACGACAAGAGCTTTTATGTTTGTAATCAGTTCGGAAGTAGGCGCTTTTATGTCCTCCAATAAATGCTCGGTAAAAGCATACAGGTCGGCATAAGCTTTGCTTCCGGTTTGTACGATAGCCTTTGCCTGCATATTTGCAATATCAACGATTTTCTGCAGCTGTTTTTTCATATCCTTGCCTTTTTCGATCTCTGTAATATAGCCTTGAATTTCAAGAAGATTGCATTGACCTTTCGGCTTAAAAAGCTGTTCAAAATTAGTTATTTTACCCAACAGCATTTCGCAGGAACGGTAGATTGCCGCATATTGACCTTCAATCTGTTTGTTCGCAAAAAAACCTTCAATCAACAGAGATTTTAAAAAAGTTTTATAGTGCGTTTCAAAATACATTTCGGTAAACGCCTTTAACAATTGTATCGGTTTAACCCAATCAAAAGAAATCGGTGAAAGATTTTGAATAGCGTCATTAACTGCATCATTATATCCTTCCAACGGCTTCAACTGACCGCTCCCAAAGCATTTTTCGATTAAGCCGGTAATATTCGTTTCCTTGGTGATTTTTAAAAGGCGTTTTGAATCTGCCTGAAAGATTTCACTGCTTCGATCAATATATTCCTGCAGCGGTTTGGATTCGGAAACGGTTATTTTTTCTTTAAAATTGGGGTCTTCCTTAATCAATTTCAACATTATCGGTATCGTTGTCCGCTTCAGCTGATTTGCAAGAAGGTTTTCGACCGTATTCAGCGTTTTTTCCAGTTTTGCACCTGCTTCATCGGTAAAATTTCCTAAACTCCGTGCCAAAAAAATGACATCGTTAATCGTCGTCTGTGTGATAGCAACATGCCGTACGATAAATTGGAAATCCAGCAAATTTTTTACCACATCACCGGCAAATACTTCTTCAAAATTATCTTGAGAAATCGATGCCGGTGCAGCGGTATTGAGCTGCAAGTTATTGTTAAATTGATTGAGAAAAGACGCATAGTCAAAATCGCACAAATCGGAAAGATAAAAGAGTTTGATCAACTCCTGTTCACGGGTCTTAAATGCGGGTGTATGAAACAAGCGGATAAAATTTTTAAAACTATGTATTTGTTCTTGCAGTGTATGTTCCGTTTCCTGATAGTTTTTACACTTTGATAAGAGCTGGCTCCGAGCCTGAAAGGTAAAACTCCGATGTTGTTTTATCTGCTCTTCCGACAAGATCGCCTCAAAAAAAAGGTCTTGATATTTTTCGGACGCGCGTATATCAGGGGAATTAACCGTCTTGTCCAGAATCGCTTTCACCGGTTGTAAAAAATGATACAGCTGATACAACAACGAACCGAATGCCGGAAGCAGTATTTTACCGGTATGGTATAACGGCGGATTGAGCTTTTTGAGTTCTGCGGCGTAGCCTTTAAGCTGCCGTTTCTTTTGATACTCCGGTGATGAGGAAAAAAAGAGTCCTTCAAAAAAATCCTTTATTGACGTAATAAGAGTATTGATAAAATCAAACATAATAATCCTCACCTATTGTTATCGGTATGCGGCTGTACCGCTTGTAATGAGAAGTTCTCTAAAATCCTTTCATAGTCTTGTATGGAACTCGCCTGTACCAACTGTTCACGAAGCTTTGCTCCCCCTGCAATTCCCTTGGTATAAGCGGCAAACCGCTTCCGCATTTCTCGGCAGGCGATCTGTTCCCCTACTTCTTCACACAGCATCATGAGTTCTTTTTTTGCCGTTCCGATTTTATCCTCAGGCGTTATTTCGGAATAGGCGCCGGTTTGCAGCCGTTCCCGTGTTTGCCGGAAGATAAAAGGATTGCCCATAGCTCCGCGCGCAAACATAACCCCCGCACATTGAGTGGAAGAAAGCATATCATGCGCTGCTTCCGGGCTGAACAAATCACCCGACCCGAATATGGGTACCCGCCCCTGCATCAGCTGTACAAGTTGTGCCAAAATATCCCAATCTGCCGTTCCGCTGTAGCATTGCACACAGGTACGGGGATGAATGGTCAACGCCGCCGCTCCTGCATCAACGGCTGCCGCGGCAGCTTCTTTCCACGTAAGCTCGTTTTGCGACCAGCCGGAGCGTATTTTTACCGTTACCGGAACAGCGGCATCCATTTTGCCGACAGCTTCCGTAACCGCCTTAACCGCTGTATAGAGCTTTTTCGGATTCCTCGTTAATGCGGAACCAGCCCCCGTTTTGGTGATTTTCGGTATCGGGCAGCCGGCATTGATATCGATACATTCCGGATGATACCGTTCGATGATACGTACTGCCGTTTCCGCCATAAAGTCGGGATTTGCTCCAAATATCTGTACTGCATACCGCCGCTCGTTATATGCACGGGCGATAAGCTTTTCCGTTTTTGCCGAGTTGCGGATATATGCCTCCGACGAAACCATTTCAGTATAGGTAAAATCCGCGCCCCAATCAACACAAATAGACCGGAAGCTCCTGTCGGAATACCCTGCTACGGGGGCTAAAAAAATATTCCCGGGAAGTGTTAGGCTTCCTATTGTTACCGGCCGGTAAAATCCGCCGGCCGTTT
Encoded proteins:
- a CDS encoding DUF5312 family protein; translated protein: MFDFINTLITSIKDFFEGLFFSSSPEYQKKRQLKGYAAELKKLNPPLYHTGKILLPAFGSLLYQLYHFLQPVKAILDKTVNSPDIRASEKYQDLFFEAILSEEQIKQHRSFTFQARSQLLSKCKNYQETEHTLQEQIHSFKNFIRLFHTPAFKTREQELIKLFYLSDLCDFDYASFLNQFNNNLQLNTAAPASISQDNFEEVFAGDVVKNLLDFQFIVRHVAITQTTINDVIFLARSLGNFTDEAGAKLEKTLNTVENLLANQLKRTTIPIMLKLIKEDPNFKEKITVSESKPLQEYIDRSSEIFQADSKRLLKITKETNITGLIEKCFGSGQLKPLEGYNDAVNDAIQNLSPISFDWVKPIQLLKAFTEMYFETHYKTFLKSLLIEGFFANKQIEGQYAAIYRSCEMLLGKITNFEQLFKPKGQCNLLEIQGYITEIEKGKDMKKQLQKIVDIANMQAKAIVQTGSKAYADLYAFTEHLLEDIKAPTSELITNIKALVVSSKNKESFIRLEQDRHIFAMFLEIMKNYAVFGSIEKGKPGAPLPTAVPSTGSTVKPVQK
- the dusB gene encoding tRNA dihydrouridine synthase DusB; amino-acid sequence: MNNLNAAETAGGFYRPVTIGSLTLPGNIFLAPVAGYSDRSFRSICVDWGADFTYTEMVSSEAYIRNSAKTEKLIARAYNERRYAVQIFGANPDFMAETAVRIIERYHPECIDINAGCPIPKITKTGAGSALTRNPKKLYTAVKAVTEAVGKMDAAVPVTVKIRSGWSQNELTWKEAAAAAVDAGAAALTIHPRTCVQCYSGTADWDILAQLVQLMQGRVPIFGSGDLFSPEAAHDMLSSTQCAGVMFARGAMGNPFIFRQTRERLQTGAYSEITPEDKIGTAKKELMMLCEEVGEQIACREMRKRFAAYTKGIAGGAKLREQLVQASSIQDYERILENFSLQAVQPHTDNNR